A single region of the Streptomyces sp. NBC_01262 genome encodes:
- a CDS encoding glycosyltransferase family 2 protein, translating into MSTVSVVIPCYKYGHFLADCVSSVLDEQDGVDVRVLIIDDASPDDSAETARKLAAADPRIEVRVHETNKGHIATYNEGLLEWADGDYVALLSADDRLVPGALVRAAALLDAHPEAGFAYGRPLRFQHGGPLPKARTSTTGSVVYPGQWWLERRFREATGCITSPEVVVRTSLQRQVGGYDPALPHAGDIEMWMRLAAHADVGYIRGADQAFYRVHGNNMSTTDFGGQLDDLRQRLIAFDSVLDKCGDRLPQAEQLADMVHTRLARYALRRAYRAYDRGRTDVVPIDDLVAFAAQCRPGFTSLAEYQALYRRQRIGAGLMPYLQPLVWSAVADRGREWLWWRSWKRNGI; encoded by the coding sequence ATGAGCACCGTCAGTGTCGTGATCCCCTGCTACAAGTACGGCCATTTCCTCGCCGACTGCGTGAGCAGCGTCCTGGACGAGCAGGACGGCGTTGACGTCCGCGTACTGATCATCGACGACGCCTCGCCCGACGACTCGGCGGAGACCGCGCGCAAGCTCGCGGCCGCCGACCCCCGGATCGAGGTCCGCGTCCACGAGACCAACAAGGGCCACATCGCCACCTACAACGAAGGCCTGCTGGAATGGGCCGACGGCGACTACGTGGCCCTGCTCTCCGCCGACGACCGGCTGGTCCCCGGCGCCCTGGTGCGCGCCGCCGCCCTCCTGGACGCCCACCCGGAGGCCGGGTTCGCCTACGGCCGCCCGCTGCGCTTCCAGCACGGCGGGCCGCTGCCCAAGGCCCGTACGAGCACCACCGGCTCGGTCGTCTACCCCGGGCAGTGGTGGCTGGAGCGGCGCTTCCGCGAGGCGACGGGGTGCATCACCTCGCCCGAGGTCGTCGTACGGACCAGCCTCCAGCGCCAGGTGGGCGGCTACGACCCCGCGCTCCCGCACGCCGGCGACATCGAGATGTGGATGCGGCTCGCCGCCCACGCCGACGTCGGCTACATACGCGGCGCCGACCAGGCCTTCTACCGCGTCCACGGCAACAACATGTCCACCACCGACTTCGGCGGCCAGCTCGACGACCTGCGCCAGCGCCTCATCGCCTTCGACTCCGTCCTCGACAAATGCGGCGACCGGCTCCCGCAGGCCGAACAACTGGCCGACATGGTGCACACCCGGCTCGCCCGCTACGCACTGCGGCGCGCGTACCGTGCCTACGACCGCGGGCGCACCGACGTCGTACCGATCGACGATCTCGTCGCCTTCGCCGCGCAGTGCCGTCCCGGCTTCACATCTCTTGCCGAGTACCAGGCGCTGTACCGGCGGCAGCGCATCGGCGCCGGGCTGATGCCGTACCTCCAGCCGCTGGTGTGGTCGGCCGTGGCCGATCGCGGGCGGGAATGGCTGTGGTGGCGGTCCTGGAAGCGCAACGGCATCTGA